The following proteins are co-located in the Flammeovirga kamogawensis genome:
- a CDS encoding M43 family zinc metalloprotease, translating to MKNIYFSLLLITTLFGCQKNEEFAISKTEKLEAKTDNPIGITYRVPVVFHYVAFDNNKLPSKKELESIVQLININFQFQNANRFTIVDQFVDISANPNIEFYLATEKENQQKGFVSIKTKYPKVSERSISKDLIRTVKEFESKKIKTDGRKFLNIIITDLPHLTSGLVVADNDQKDQNKVTLPPPYDRISLQGETFDRSSLLSGIFLDHKSFNTDRLSIEIITHEIGHWLGLKHIFGMTSLPFNERDNLIVLNHVSRTPQQNKYFIALHDDGIDDTPWTHIISDNLNVEVNGKIINSQNYMNYTKKLERVMFTKGQVEKMRKTLEDWL from the coding sequence ATGAAAAACATCTACTTCTCTCTTCTTCTCATTACAACATTATTTGGATGTCAGAAAAATGAAGAGTTTGCTATTTCAAAAACTGAAAAATTGGAGGCTAAAACAGATAATCCAATAGGAATTACATATAGAGTTCCCGTTGTTTTTCATTACGTAGCGTTTGATAATAATAAACTACCTTCTAAAAAAGAACTAGAAAGTATCGTTCAACTTATCAATATTAATTTTCAATTCCAGAATGCAAATAGATTCACAATAGTAGATCAATTTGTAGATATTTCTGCAAATCCAAATATTGAATTTTACCTTGCTACCGAAAAAGAAAATCAGCAAAAAGGATTTGTTTCAATAAAAACAAAATACCCTAAAGTTAGCGAAAGAAGTATTTCTAAAGATCTTATTAGAACGGTAAAGGAGTTTGAAAGTAAAAAAATAAAGACAGACGGAAGGAAGTTTCTAAACATTATTATTACTGATCTCCCACACCTAACAAGCGGATTAGTTGTAGCAGATAATGATCAGAAAGATCAAAATAAAGTTACACTGCCACCTCCATATGACCGTATATCTTTACAAGGCGAAACGTTTGATCGTTCCTCTTTATTAAGTGGAATTTTTCTAGATCACAAGAGTTTTAATACAGATAGGTTAAGCATTGAAATTATTACCCACGAGATTGGCCATTGGTTGGGTTTAAAACACATTTTTGGTATGACTTCGTTGCCTTTTAATGAAAGAGATAATTTGATTGTTCTCAATCATGTAAGTAGAACGCCACAACAAAATAAATACTTTATTGCACTCCATGATGATGGCATTGACGACACCCCTTGGACTCATATAATTTCTGATAATTTAAATGTTGAGGTAAATGGAAAAATTATCAATTCTCAAAATTATATGAACTACACAAAAAAATTAGAAAGAGTGATGTTCACAAAAGGACAAGTTGAAAAAATGAGAAAAACACTAGAAGATTGGTTATAA
- a CDS encoding M20/M25/M40 family metallo-hydrolase, giving the protein MKISHIYLTVLAFAFTTSIFAQSPKEKGLEAIDEGTISATINYLSSDWMEGREAGHPGAYRAAEYIASMFEFMGLEPAGDSINGKPTYFQHFDVLEYKAAEKQFLSVTSKGQEFTFANHTDFEVKASPSSVKGKGALVFVGYGLSIDSLNYNDFAKKKVEGKVWVRLKGKPSKGQLGESVKDLPAKQLHKEKERLAEQYGALAIIEIDPEASLPTTSSNFPFRDNRKYYEGDQPLSSFYETRLYSPVSEVSKIAPVFMGGQYLMSSLITPAEVANYTQNLENGKSIVVKLEASKAAFDARSLAKRVRVRNVLAKVSGEEADSLVLIGAHYDHLGKRDGYVWNGADDNASGVAAILGIAKAVKATGVKPKKTMLFASWTAEEKGLHGSKHFLRKFENASHISMYLNFDMIGRRGDWHSKDNQVSFIYNAENPSTWELNQNNIKQYNIDLEMFDGKTKQGEAGGSDNVNFDNAYVPYFWYHTGGHEDYHQVSDHADKIMMDKATEITKLSYLNIWDLANEE; this is encoded by the coding sequence ATGAAAATTTCACACATTTATCTAACCGTTTTAGCTTTCGCTTTTACTACTTCAATTTTTGCACAATCACCAAAAGAAAAAGGCCTTGAGGCAATTGATGAAGGGACTATTAGTGCTACAATTAATTACTTGTCTTCTGATTGGATGGAAGGTAGAGAAGCAGGTCACCCAGGTGCATACAGAGCTGCAGAATATATTGCAAGTATGTTTGAGTTTATGGGTTTAGAGCCTGCAGGTGATAGTATAAATGGTAAACCAACCTATTTCCAACATTTTGATGTTCTTGAATATAAAGCTGCCGAAAAGCAATTTTTATCAGTTACTTCTAAAGGGCAAGAATTTACTTTTGCTAACCACACAGACTTTGAAGTAAAAGCGTCACCTAGTTCTGTAAAAGGTAAAGGAGCATTAGTATTTGTGGGATATGGCTTATCAATTGATTCATTAAATTATAACGATTTCGCTAAAAAGAAAGTAGAAGGTAAAGTTTGGGTTCGCCTTAAAGGAAAGCCATCTAAAGGACAATTAGGGGAATCAGTAAAAGATTTACCTGCTAAGCAGTTACATAAAGAAAAAGAGAGATTAGCAGAACAATATGGAGCTTTGGCAATTATAGAAATTGATCCTGAAGCAAGCTTGCCAACTACATCAAGTAATTTTCCTTTTAGAGATAATAGAAAATATTATGAAGGAGATCAGCCTCTGTCTTCTTTTTACGAAACTCGTTTGTATAGTCCTGTAAGTGAAGTGAGCAAAATAGCTCCTGTATTTATGGGAGGGCAATATTTAATGTCTTCTTTAATAACGCCAGCAGAAGTTGCTAATTATACACAAAATTTAGAAAATGGTAAATCTATTGTGGTTAAGCTAGAAGCATCTAAAGCCGCTTTTGATGCAAGAAGTTTAGCAAAAAGAGTGAGAGTAAGAAATGTACTTGCTAAGGTATCTGGAGAGGAAGCAGATAGTTTAGTATTGATTGGTGCACATTATGATCATCTAGGAAAGAGAGATGGCTATGTGTGGAATGGTGCAGATGATAACGCATCTGGTGTAGCAGCAATTTTAGGTATTGCAAAGGCTGTTAAAGCTACTGGAGTAAAACCTAAAAAGACAATGTTGTTTGCATCTTGGACGGCAGAGGAGAAAGGGTTGCATGGTTCTAAGCATTTTCTCAGAAAGTTTGAAAATGCGTCTCATATTTCTATGTATTTAAATTTTGATATGATTGGTAGAAGAGGCGATTGGCATAGTAAAGACAATCAAGTTAGTTTTATTTATAATGCAGAAAATCCATCAACGTGGGAGCTAAATCAAAATAATATAAAACAATACAATATTGATCTAGAAATGTTTGATGGTAAAACTAAACAAGGTGAAGCAGGAGGTTCTGATAATGTGAACTTTGATAACGCTTATGTTCCTTATTTTTGGTACCATACAGGAGGGCACGAAGATTACCACCAAGTATCTGATCATGCTGATAAAATAATGATGGATAAGGCAACTGAAATTACAAAGTTGAGCTATCTAAATATTTGGGATCTAGCAAATGAGGAATAA
- the murI gene encoding glutamate racemase, which translates to MIGFFDSGVGGLSVWSAFQEEAPTLPLLYFADQEYCPYGEKSHDELIDRADKITAFLIAKGAKIIVVACNTATAAAIEFLRNKYTIPFVGMEPAIKTAALASSTKAVGVLATEGTFSGRLFNETKEKYAKGVNVIIQAGKGMVDLVENQLIGTPTSHKVLAGLLVEMITHNVDHIVLGCTHYPFLKNDIQEIVGSEVKLIDPAPAVVRQIKRIIKKENLVFDNNGKYQFYTSNPNVSMFQEQVIHLVHMAKNNRFITCTF; encoded by the coding sequence ATGATTGGGTTCTTTGATTCAGGTGTTGGAGGATTATCAGTTTGGAGCGCTTTTCAGGAAGAAGCACCTACTTTGCCTTTGTTGTATTTTGCAGATCAGGAGTATTGCCCTTATGGTGAGAAATCTCATGATGAATTAATAGATAGGGCAGATAAAATAACTGCATTTTTAATAGCTAAAGGAGCCAAAATAATTGTTGTAGCTTGTAATACTGCTACGGCCGCAGCTATTGAATTTCTTAGAAATAAATATACAATTCCGTTTGTTGGTATGGAACCAGCAATAAAAACGGCAGCGTTGGCTTCATCCACCAAAGCTGTTGGAGTTTTAGCTACAGAAGGAACATTTTCTGGTCGTCTTTTTAACGAGACTAAAGAAAAGTATGCAAAAGGTGTAAACGTTATTATACAGGCCGGAAAAGGGATGGTAGATCTTGTAGAAAATCAGCTAATAGGAACGCCGACCTCACATAAAGTGTTAGCAGGTTTATTGGTAGAAATGATAACTCATAATGTAGATCATATAGTATTAGGGTGCACACATTATCCTTTCTTAAAAAATGATATTCAAGAAATTGTTGGTAGTGAGGTAAAATTAATTGATCCTGCTCCTGCTGTGGTGAGGCAAATCAAAAGAATAATTAAAAAAGAAAACCTAGTTTTTGATAACAATGGGAAGTATCAATTTTATACCTCAAACCCAAATGTTTCAATGTTTCAAGAGCAAGTAATACATTTAGTTCATATGGCTAAAAATAACAGATTTATTACTTGCACTTTTTAA